The following nucleotide sequence is from Lathamus discolor isolate bLatDis1 chromosome Z, bLatDis1.hap1, whole genome shotgun sequence.
CTGCGCCGACTGAGGGGGACATGGACATCAGGCTGAGGAGTGTTGGAGGCAAAAACCAACATCAGTCTGGTGCGGTGAAATGAGGCACACTGCCTAGGCTGGGTGGCTGCCAGCCGGGCCAGGGGTCCTAGTCATCCTCCTCCCCACCGCCATACAGGTCCGCCAGCTTCTTGAAGCGGTTGCCCCACTCATTGAGGTAGTCGTAGTCCTGGTCACGGTCAGAAGAGGAGGAGTTGAGGGAGCTGAGCGAGGTGGCCTCAGAGCCGCTGCCCTCGTAGTCGAACACCAGCAGGGAGTCATACGGGGGGGCTGTGGGGTCCGTGTCGGCTGCCTTCAGGTTCTGGGTGAGGAGAGAAGAGGGATCAGTGCTCACATCCCCTGGGCTGGGGGTACCACAATGGTGCTGGCATGGATCAGTGGCTTCACCCCTCCAGTCCTTCATGGAGCACCGTGTGGGGCTGGGTCTCACCTCATCGATGAAGTTCCCAATCTCATCAGGATTTGCAGGACGAGGCCGGTACTGAGGGGCAGCCATCAGCGGGGGGGCCACATCATTGCGAATCACCTCAGGGCGGGCATCCAGGCCCCGGTGCAGCTGACTCAGGTCATAGTCCTATGTGGGGACGGAGCAGGGAGAACATGAGGAGACAATGCTCAAGGGATGCCATAGGCACCATTATGGGAAGGACCAAAGGTGCCACAGggagccagcagggccagcctgGCACAGCCATCCCACCTGGTCCTCCTCTCCACCACCCTCCTCGTCATAGTGGTAGACATTGTCCCGCATGTCATCCTCAGGTGGGAGCAGTGGCTCCTTCACCACCTTCCTTCTCCtggcaaagagcagcagcagcagcagcaaaactgcGAGCAGAAGGCACCGCATCAGTGTGGCAGGATGAGTGTGACctgttcccatccccatcctgtcCCCATCTCGCAGTACTCACTGAGCAGTGCCAGGATTCCCCCCAGGATGCCCAGGATGGCAGGGACGCCCAGCCCGCTGGCGATGTATGCTCGCCGCTCGCAGTTCTTCGCTGGCCCTTCACAGTCACAGACCTGAGCTTTAACCTGTGTCACCTGTGACTTGCTTTGGCCGTCAGTCAGCTTCAGATAGATGCTGTACTCCCctggctccagctccttcaTCAGCTTCAGCACCAGCTGGTCtggcagcagagagagcagatGGGCTCAGAGGTGCGCCCTCACTCCTTGGTTTGGGGACACTCTTTGGCACTGGTGCAGTCCCCCACCACAAACGACAACACCAGCTGTGCTTGGGGGGGAGCACAGAAAGCCAAGGGGGCCTGGCATGGGCCCTTGCTCGTCATCTCCCTACCACCCCACACCAGAAGCAGGCGGACAGGCCAGACCAGGCAGCACCTACCTTGTCCTTTTGGTGTGACGGTCCAGTTGGTGCTAGAGCCGTGCTCCAACGCTGCCTCAAAAGGGTAGGTGTTGGGCGGCAGGTCCTTGTCGATGATGGTCAGCGTCTGATCCTCAGGCTGCCGGCTGCAGACATCGAAGAGCCGGGGCTCTGGCATGGGCCCATTGTCGTTCACGTcctggagaaggaggaggagcgTCCCCGTGCCAGTGGCATCTGGTGACCCTGCAGTGGTAACCTGGGGGTTAATGTGGCACCTGGGGAGGTGGTCCTAGCCCAGTCCCTGTCCCAGGAGCTGTGGTAGGACAAAAGTGGGTGTCAGCAGCCCTTTCTCCAAGGGCAAGGCAGGGTGCTCCTCACCACTATCCACAGCCAGGACGATGGCCTTGTAGGTGCTGTTAATGGCGTGCACCGACTCCCGGTCCAACGGCTGGGCCGCAGTGACAAAGCCATTCTCAGGGTCGATGGCAAGCCACCCTGCAGGGTCACTGCCCATCCGGTACCTAGGGCAAGAAGGGGACAGTGGGGGGGATGCTgtgagggggaggaaggggtgcATGGCACAGTGGGTACAGTGCAGCCCCTCGGGCACTGCatcacagctcctgccaccaACCTTCCTATACTTACGTGATTTTCTGCCTCTGATCCTTGTCAGGGTCCTGGGCTGTATAGGAGGTGACTTGGTGCCCCACCGGCAAGTCCTCCATCACCTCCACCCTCTTGACTGGGGGCACAAAGACAGGGGCTTCATTCACATCCCCAACCGTCACCAGGACGGTGGCAGAGGAGAGTGGCAGGGACACGGTGAAGGGGACAGCGTTTTCCACCGTCACCACGAGGTTGTACTGGTTCCTGGTCTCGTAATCCAGGCCCTGGTGGGGAGTAGCAGGAGAGAGGAGCTAAGCAGTGCTGGCGAAGAGGCGACAGGCACTGGGGTGGCTGCACGACAGCACAACCCACCTTGGCTGTTTTCAGGATGCCATCGTTGGTTCTGGGGTCGGTGGTGATGCTGAATTCACCATCCTGGTCCCCAGTCTTGATCTTGTAGACAGCTTGCCAGGCCGGGGAGCCTGGCATGTCCCGGTCTGTCACATGCAGCCGTgtcaccaccacccccacctCGTTCTCATTCACTGTTCCTTGGTACTGCAAAAGAGGCAATGGGGAGGGTCAGCCCCATGGTCCCAGACACACTGGGGGGGAAGGACTTGTATCAAGATGGCCCAGGGAGGGCAGTGGCTCATGGGGGCCAGCTCAGGTACCATGGTGGGGTCAAAGACAGGAGCGTTATCATTGGCATCTGTGACTTCCACGATGGCGGTGGCAGTGTTGGTCAAGCCATTGCCCTCCTGGTCTGCAGCCTGGATGATCAGCGTGTAGTTGGGAGTGGTCTGCAAGCCAAAATCACCATGGTTAGGGCTGGGATGGGGTCTGGCATGTCCCTCTCTTCCAGGGGCATTGGCTACTGCTCTTCCACCCTTCTCCAGCCACCATGTTCACTGCCAGCACAGACACTCGTTGATGTCCCCACTGCTCACCCAAAGGGCTGGCAGTCCACCACTCCTGGGGCTCAGCAGAGACAGGGACCCCTCTAACACCCCTACTGCAGATCCCAATGAGCTTTTGGGGCTGCAGACACCCCTAGAGCAGCGGATAGTGCCCGAGGGATGGCAAGTCCTGAAAACAGGCAGACCCTGGATTTCCAGCACCCCCAACTCCCCGCAGCAAGTCCTATCACTGAGCTGCTGCACCATCCCCTGGGATGCAGCAAGGGTTCCTACCTCCCGGTCCAGCCCTGTGCCGATGACACTGATGATGCCCCTCTCCGGGTCAATGGTGAACATCTGCTGCGCACTCTTGGGCTCCTCACTGAGGATGGAGTAGCCAATGATGCCGTTGTTCACATTGATCGCATCATCTGCGTCTGTGGCGTTCACGGTCATCACAGATGTGCCTGGACACAAGGACAAGCAGGAGAGAGATGATTCATGGCACAAAACCCACTGGACATCACTACATGGTCCCAGCCATGGGGGCACCACCTTGCCAGCCCCCACGTACCCGGCTTTGCGTTCTCCTCGATGTAGCCAATGAAGACTTGCTTGGTGAAGACAGGCCGGTTGTCGTTCTGGTCCGTCACGGTGATGATGATCTCCATGGGGTCCTCCACAGGCTGCCCGTTGGCTGACACGGCGTGGGAGAAGAGCTGCGAGGGCACTGTCAGCTGCGCCCGGCCCCGGgaccgtcccgtcccccccgtCCTGGCCCCCCACTCACGACGTATTTGTCGATCTCCTCCCGGTCCAGCGGCTTCGTCACTTCCAGCCACCCCGTCTCCCGCTCAATGGTGAAGACCCCCACTGGGGGGGTGTCCGCCCCCTGCCCCGTGATGCTGTAGAAAACCTTGGTCTCCCTGTCCTTGTTGGATTTGATCTGGGGACGAGGCAGAGCACGTTTAGAGGGGGCCCGGCACCACGGGGGGGAACCCTCCCTGCTCCGTGCCCCATCCCTACGGGGCCACGTACCTGCACCAGCTTCTTGGGGAAGGGCCCCCGCTCGTTCTCGGGGCAGTTGATGGGAGGGATGACCCAGTCCCTCTTCTGCCGATGGAGCCCACGGCTGGGCTTGGGGAAGGTCAGCACATTGGTTGCTGTGTCCTGTGGGGAGAGTATCTAAGCTCGGTGCCAGCACCTTGCCAAGCTTCTGcatgctctgctctggagagagGGCCTGTGCTGACGCCGAGAGAGGGGCTGCACTTtacctcctgctgctcctggtcATGGTGGCGATGGTGATGGTGCCACCGCCTGCGCAGGGTCACTCTGGCCGAGTGCTTCTTGCCCGTAGCATCCCATGTGTGGACAGAGAAACTGATTTCCTGCCGCCGGAGGTGCAGGGGCCGGGTTGCGGAGACGACGCCATCCCTGCTCACCTTGAAGCGCGAGTCGTCTGAGAGGTATGGGGCACGCCGCTGCTCGCCGCAGTCCCCAAAGCTCACTGCGGACAGGAAGAGCGGGTGGGCATGGGGCTCCTGATGCTGCCCCGGGGAGCTGCTGAGGGCAGGTGGCAGAGCCAGAGGGCACACGATAGTGTGAGACAGGCACACACTACACAGCCATGGCACAGAGACATCCCCACACTTGCCATATCCGTGCCATGTGGCACAACCCCATGCATGGTGCATCTCTGCAGTGCAGCATGTCCCCAGTGTGGCATGTCACCCGTGCTGTGCCCCGAGCTGCTGCTATGGCTGCTTTTCAAGTAAAAACGGGGGCAGCACCCGTCCACTCGCAGTGACACGCAGTGCAGTGCACTGAAATCCAGCACCCTGGCACCCATCACCCAGCGCCCTGGCACCCAGCAcgccagcagcagggctctaGGGGCTGCCAGTGCTGACCCACAGGATTCTGCAGATAGATGAGTTATGGTGCCTCAGTGCCTGGGCACACATAAGGGTCCCTGGGCCCCGCATGGCCAGGGACCATGGCCACGTGCCTGCAGGAGGGACAACCCAGACTGCAACCAACTGCATGACGGGGTCATTAATCTGTGCACTAGGAAGGTGCCAGCCCCAGTGCACCggtggcacagagcagcagctggggcaCCCAACCTGCCTGGATACCCTTTGGTGACTCCAACACCGCTGACGGGGGGGCCCAGGGACTGCAGCACCCACCACAGGCCCAAGGCAGACACTGTCCTGACATCACCAGCTTGGCACCCTGCTCGGGTGCAGTACAGACCGGGACCAGCACATGGGGTCTGCAGGCAGTCCATGGGGAGGTACTGACCACGCCTGGGCCACCAGCAGCATCACATGAGCTGGGGCCACGCTGCTGGAGCTCCTGAACAAACACCCTTTGTCTGGGAGACGGTTGGTTTGAGCCAGCAGCATGGACCAGAGCCCTGCTGGTGTGGCCACGATCGGCCCCGGTCTGACCCACACCAGCAGCGCAGGAGGTGGGGTGGGACACGGCGCAGCACGCCCGAGCACAGCACGAGGCCAGCCTGAGGGCTTGCATCAGCCCACATGGAGCTGGGAAAACAGAGATGGGATGGAGGCGGGTTGGGAGTGATCACCGAGCCCTGGGCTGGGGGCTGAGCCAACACGgtgcccccagcccagcccgggAGGACTGGGCGCTGCCAGCCCAGCCCGGCCCCATGGCAGGACCCCCGGCAATGGCTGCGGGACCGGTGCTGCCGGCTGGGCAGGAACGTGCCGGGGCAGGCCGGGTGCTGCCGCAGCACAGGCTGGTGGTGGCAGGGGGGGAGGAActccagcacccatgggtgcagaCACAGGGCTTGGCACCGCGAGCTGCACCGTGCTGGATGGGAGCAGCGAATGGGCAGCGctcagcccccagccccacattGGGTGCAATGAGCGCTCAGTGCTCAGCCCCGCACCAGGTGGGTGCAGCGAGTTCTGTGTGCTCAGCACCCGCTCCCCCTCTTCCCACCCGGACACGTACAACCTGTTTTTCCAGCTCCTCAGTTGAAGGAAACCCGTCCTCAGCCCTCCCCGGGGCCCCCTCTCCTCGTTGGGAATGGTGGGGAGAGTGGTGAggagagctggggggggggtgcttCAGGGGGATCCCCCAGGTGGGACAGCCAAGCCCCGTGCTGACCAGGACAGGAGGATGAGACCCCACCGGGAGACGGGGAGCAGCGCAGTCCGCACCCCACGTCCCACAGCGTGTCACCAGGGCTGGGCACAGCCTGACTCACCGTTTGCACAAGCGCTGATGGGGAGGGAGCCGAcagcggcggggggggggggctcacgTCACCCGGCGGGGAGCTGGGGTGAAGGTGCTGGCACCCACTGACGTCACCCCAGTTTCACCCCGACTTCAGAGGGTCTCCCACCTGGGGCTGAGGTGGGGACGTCCCAGCCCCACCGCGTGGCTGCCCTAGAGACCCCCCTTCCCCACCCATCAAATCCAGCCACAGGGTCCCCATCGGCCCCCGCGCAGATGTTTGCTTCCCCAGCCCTAAGCCTGTCCAGACCTGTTGGAGTGAAAACACCGAAACACCACGCTCAACTCATCAAGCTAATTACAGGCCGCCTCATCAGCCGCCCTCGCGGCAGCCAGGCTCTGGAGTGCTGCATGGTGTGGGGGGTGCCATTGCTAAGCTCCCACCGTGCCCAGTTACCCTCATGGCCAGGTATTACCCGGCTGGACCATGGCCCATCCAGGCAGACATCCCCTCCGCTCCCCCCACACTCTGTGTCTCCAGCCAGGACCTGAAACTGGAAGTTCTGAGATGGGGAATTTCCAGCAGGTCCTGGTTTCTAGAGACCAGCCCTGACGCCAAGGCCATGGGGCTGCCTGTCACCCTGGTACCGGGCACAGGCTGCTTTAGCTTCGTTAATGATCAGTCACAAAGCTAACAAAGGGCAATTCCTGCCGTGTGGGGCAGGGTTCAGCTCCTggctgcacactgcagccaggcaAAGCCCGTCTGGAACCAGGGGTGCGTTTGGAAGCCCCAAAAGCCATTCATAAGCACAGATAGCGACGGCCCCAACGCTGCTCTGGGAGCCTGAGACCCCCATCCACTGTGCAGCCCCCCAGCACTCATGGATCGCGGGTGGGGATGTGCAGGATACACAAAGCGGGTCCCCAACACCCGCTTCCCCGGGCACCATTTCCCTGGTGCCTCCCTGCACGCCGAGCGCCAGCAGCACCGGGCTTAGTGCGTTCACCCCATGGGCCCCGGATGCCGGGACCCTGCGGCTGAAGCAGGACGGGCGCCGTCGAGGCTCCACGCCCCGGCTGCCGGCACCGACGGGTCCGCACCGCCTGAGTCAGCGCCGCCCGCGCCGGCGCACCCCGGGGAGAGGCTCCTGCGGACCCCCCCATGGCGGCGGCGGCATCGGGGGACCTCGCACGGGCACGCACGGCCACGGCTCCGTCCCGGTGCTATGTGCGGCGGAGCGCAGCCAGCCTGTCCCCGCCGCCACGGCGCCGTCCCCACACCCGCTCACGAAGCCAGCCAGTGCCTGTGCCGACTGTCAAGGCCGCACTCCCCAGGCACACTTCTTACCCCACTGCCAACCCCCGTAGGACGGACCCATCGCGCCCCGCGGCTTCAACCCCGTCCCCACGGCCATCCCCGTGCTAGCACCCACCCCGTCCCCTCAGCTCCCTCCTTACCTCGCCCCAGCGCCCGTCCGGCCGCCACGCTGTCCCGCGGCACGGCGAGGGCAAAGGTGCCCGCGGTGAAGCCGGGCTCGCAGGACGGAGCCCGCTCGCACAGCCGGTGGCCAACCTGCCCGGAGAGAGCCGTCAGTGCCGGGCAGGGTCCCGCCGCCCCGGGCAGGGCCCCGCGGTCCCGTTCCTCacctggagcaggagcaggagtaGGAGCAGACAGACTGGGGCCGCGCAGCCCCCCCGCCGCCCCATAGCTGGGTACCGGAGCGGTGCCGGAGGAGATGCGTCCACCGCGGAGCCGCAGGTGAATCCGGTCCTGCCGCGCACTGCCCGCCTTTGCCCCCACACAACGACGGGGCACCGCCCAGCCCCGCCCCGTCCCGTCCGTTCCGTTCCGTCCCGAGGGAGGCGGTGCCGTCCGCCCCCGGCACCCCAGAGCCTCCGCCCCAGCTGCGCAGCCGTCGGGAGCTCCGCGGGTGCCAGACCAGGGCCAGGGGGGCCCGCGGCTGGTCGGGAGGGGGGGGACACAAGATGCCCCTGGGGACTCTGTCAGAGGTGGGACCCCCACCAGCCCCTGCCCGAGTACGGCAGCAAAGGCCTTGCCCCCATCCATCAGTGGAGTTACTCGCGGTAGCCCCGTGGCCAGCAAAGTCAGGGTACcgccagggcagggagcccagGAGAGTGGCAAGGAGCTGTTGGGGTGAGtccagagatgctgcgagggctggagcag
It contains:
- the CDH1 gene encoding cadherin-1, with the protein product MGRRGGCAAPVCLLLLLLLLQVGHRLCERAPSCEPGFTAGTFALAVPRDSVAAGRALGRVSFGDCGEQRRAPYLSDDSRFKVSRDGVVSATRPLHLRRQEISFSVHTWDATGKKHSARVTLRRRWHHHHRHHDQEQQEDTATNVLTFPKPSRGLHRQKRDWVIPPINCPENERGPFPKKLVQIKSNKDRETKVFYSITGQGADTPPVGVFTIERETGWLEVTKPLDREEIDKYVLFSHAVSANGQPVEDPMEIIITVTDQNDNRPVFTKQVFIGYIEENAKPGTSVMTVNATDADDAINVNNGIIGYSILSEEPKSAQQMFTIDPERGIISVIGTGLDRETTPNYTLIIQAADQEGNGLTNTATAIVEVTDANDNAPVFDPTMYQGTVNENEVGVVVTRLHVTDRDMPGSPAWQAVYKIKTGDQDGEFSITTDPRTNDGILKTAKGLDYETRNQYNLVVTVENAVPFTVSLPLSSATVLVTVGDVNEAPVFVPPVKRVEVMEDLPVGHQVTSYTAQDPDKDQRQKITYRMGSDPAGWLAIDPENGFVTAAQPLDRESVHAINSTYKAIVLAVDSGSPDATGTGTLLLLLQDVNDNGPMPEPRLFDVCSRQPEDQTLTIIDKDLPPNTYPFEAALEHGSSTNWTVTPKGQDQLVLKLMKELEPGEYSIYLKLTDGQSKSQVTQVKAQVCDCEGPAKNCERRAYIASGLGVPAILGILGGILALLILLLLLLLFARRRKVVKEPLLPPEDDMRDNVYHYDEEGGGEEDQDYDLSQLHRGLDARPEVIRNDVAPPLMAAPQYRPRPANPDEIGNFIDENLKAADTDPTAPPYDSLLVFDYEGSGSEATSLSSLNSSSSDRDQDYDYLNEWGNRFKKLADLYGGGEEDD